Proteins from a single region of Desulforegula conservatrix Mb1Pa:
- a CDS encoding ATP-binding protein, whose translation MTTAAAIDRLVHHSIILELNLPSYRLEKSKQKINEEKK comes from the coding sequence ATGACTACCGCTGCTGCCATTGACAGACTTGTACATCATAGCATCATTCTTGAACTTAACTTGCCAAGCTACAGACTGGAAAAGTCAAAACAGAAAATTAACGAGGAAAAAAAATGA
- a CDS encoding radical SAM protein: MSQLVDLKVGFTCNNNCIHCVVSDKKHESDLSFDEIKALIENYISEYSQIILTLTGGEITYREDYGKIMRFVKEKKEAGSIKFVDLQTNGRMLSNDKVLESSINVVDFYLIALHSSSPQIHDYITSSPSSFYETTLALSKLVTKVDVNSIAIQTVISKVNYKGLTEVYKFAHEHYGIREFNITFPHPLGVAYDNEITPTYSEIKNSVNGALKYCLGKDISPYLEALPYCIFEEKLRTYALEIYKKRTQDVVGFGGKKDGHIDYKKALEDGYSKYDTCKKCEYDDVCAGVWKEYKQLYPLEDMHQMFNQ, encoded by the coding sequence ATGTCCCAACTTGTTGATTTAAAAGTCGGATTTACCTGCAACAACAACTGTATTCATTGTGTTGTTTCAGATAAGAAACACGAAAGTGATTTGTCCTTTGATGAAATCAAAGCACTTATTGAGAATTATATTTCAGAATATTCACAAATTATTCTTACGTTAACCGGAGGAGAAATTACTTACAGAGAGGACTACGGTAAAATAATGAGGTTTGTAAAAGAAAAAAAAGAAGCAGGATCAATCAAATTCGTGGATCTTCAAACAAATGGCCGCATGCTATCAAATGATAAAGTGTTGGAATCAAGCATTAATGTGGTTGATTTTTATTTGATAGCACTGCATAGCAGTAGTCCTCAAATACACGACTATATTACGTCTTCCCCCTCAAGTTTTTATGAAACGACGCTTGCATTATCCAAGCTGGTAACGAAAGTTGATGTGAATTCTATTGCTATTCAAACAGTTATCAGCAAAGTGAATTACAAAGGATTGACGGAAGTTTATAAATTTGCTCACGAACATTATGGTATTCGGGAATTTAATATTACATTTCCCCATCCTTTGGGGGTAGCATATGACAACGAAATCACACCAACTTATTCTGAAATAAAAAACAGCGTCAATGGGGCATTAAAATACTGCTTAGGTAAAGATATTAGCCCATATTTAGAGGCTCTTCCCTATTGTATTTTTGAAGAGAAGTTGAGGACATATGCGCTTGAAATATATAAGAAAAGAACTCAAGATGTTGTTGGTTTTGGAGGAAAAAAAGATGGACATATAGATTATAAAAAAGCTTTAGAGGATGGTTACTCTAAGTATGACACCTGTAAAAAATGTGAATATGATGATGTTTGCGCAGGTGTATGGAAAGAATATAAGCAGTTATACCCGTTAGAGGACATGCATCAAATGTTTAATCAATAA